A window of the Gossypium hirsutum isolate 1008001.06 chromosome A05, Gossypium_hirsutum_v2.1, whole genome shotgun sequence genome harbors these coding sequences:
- the LOC107907517 gene encoding pre-mRNA-processing factor 17 isoform X3 — translation MDSLQIYANNSDEEDLSHQPSTPSADSSPPRLIPSKSAAPKVDDTMLALTAAEARQAQSRPIDPTQHVVAFNPTYDQLWAPTYGPAHPYAKDGIAQGMRNHKLGFVEDASIDSFVFDEQYNTFHKYGYAADPSGSNYIGDLDALQKNDAISVYNIPQNEQKKRKIEREKDEDEVDPTEIDNPATDVWLMKNKRSPWAGKKEGVQTELTEEQKKYAEEYAKKKEEKGHQGEKGEHVVDKTTFHGKEERDYQGRSWIAPPKDAKATNDHCYIPKRLVHTWSGHTKGVSAIRFFPKYGHLILSAGMDTKVKIWDVFNSGKCMRTYMGHSKAVRDISFCNDGTKFLTAGYDKNIKYWDTETGQVISTFSTGKIPYVVKLNPDEDKQNILLAGMSDKKIVQWDINTGQITQEYDQHLGAVNTITFVDNNRRFVTSSDDKSLRVWEFGIPVVIKYISEPHMHSMPSISLHPNTNWLAAQSLDNQILIYSTRERFQLNKKKRFAGHIVAGYACQVNFSPDGRFVMSGDGEGKCWFWDWKSCKVFRILKCHEGVCIGCEWHPLEQSKVATCGWDGLIKYWD, via the exons ATGGATAGTCTCCAAATATACGCAAATAATAGTGATGAGGAAGACCTAAGTCACCAGCCATCTACTCCGTCTGCAGACTCTTCACCCCCACGGCTCATCCCCTCCAAATCTGCAGCACCAAAGGTTGATGACACAATGCTTGCCCTAACTGCAGCAGAAGCACGCCAAGCCCAATCAAGGCCCATTGATCCAACCCAGCATGTTGTTGCCTTCAATCCAACCTATGACCAACTCTGGGCTCCTACCTATGGCCCAGCTCATCCATATGCCAAGGATGGAATTGCCCAGGGCATGCGCAACCACAAGCTGGGATTTGTTGAGGATGCCTCCATTGACTCTTTTGTTTTTGATGAGCAATACAACACCTTCCACAAATATGGTTATGCGGCCGACCCTTCAGGAAGCAACTATATTGGTGATTTGGATGCTTTACAGAAGAATGATGCCATTTCAGTCTATAACATCCCACAAAATGAGCAAAAGAAGCGAAAAATTGAGAGGGAGAAGGATGAGGATGAGGTTGATCCAACAGAGATCGATAATCCAGCTACTGATGTGTGGTTGATGAAGAATAAAAGGAGTCCTTGGGCAGGTAAAAAAGAGGGGGTGCAAACAGAGTTGACAGAGGAGCAAAAGAAGTATGCAGAGGAGTATGCAAAGAAGAAAGAGGAGAAAGGCCATCAAGGTGAGAAAGGCGAACATGTGGTGGATAAGACTACCTTTCATGGCAAAGAGGAGAGAGACTACCAAGGAAGGTCTTGGATTGCACCTCCTAAGGATGCAAAAGCAACGAATGATCATTGTTATATACCAAAGAGATTAGTACACACTTGGAGTGGGCACACAAAAGGTGTCTCAGCTATTCGGTTCTTCCCCAAATATGGGCACTTAATTCTCTCTGCAGGGATGGATACTAAAGTGAAGATATGGGATGTGTTTAATTCAGGAAAGTGTATGAGGACATACATGGGTCATTCTAAGGCAGTAAGagatatttcattttgtaatgatGGCACTAAATTTTTGACCGCTGGATATGACAAGAACATTAAGTATTGGGATACTGAAACCGGGCAGGTTATTTCTACTTTCTCAACTGGGAAGATTCCATATGTAGTTAAGCTTAACCCTGATGAAGATAAGCAGAATATTCTTTTAGCAGGTATGAGTGATAAGAAGATTGTCCAGTGGGATATTAATACTGGACAAATTACACAAGAGTATGATCAGCATTTGGGGGCAGTGAATACCATTACATTTGTGGATAACAACCGGAGATTCGTTACATCAAGTGATGACAAATCACTTCGAGTGTGGGAATTTGGAATTCCTGTTGTTATCAAGTATATTAGTGAGCCTCACATGCATTCTATGCCATCTATTTCGCTTCACCCCAACACGAATTGGCTTGCAGCTCAAAGTTTGGATAACCAAATTCTTATTTACAGTACCAGAGAAAGATTTCAGCTTAATAAGAAAAAAAGGTTTGCTGGGCACATTGTGGCCGGCTATGCTTGCCAAGTCAATTTTTCACCAGATGGACGCTTTGTTATGTCTGGAGATGGAGAGGGTAAGTGCTGGTTCTGGGACTGGAAGAGCTGCAAAGTTTTTAGGATTCTCAAGTGCCATGAGGGAGTTTGCATTGGGTGTGAGTGGCATCCTCTGGAGCAAAGTAAAGTTGCTACTTGTGGCTGGGATGGCTTGATTAAGTACTG GGACTAA
- the LOC107907517 gene encoding pre-mRNA-processing factor 17 isoform X1, with the protein MRRTLGGSRNIILAGGFSILFQLSNRYHLHPPASLLLKIEALENHAGQHLVLPFLFLVNTLLIFIYKRCGGFTVSLCLFSCFCRLAFIFPAFKKPSMDSLQIYANNSDEEDLSHQPSTPSADSSPPRLIPSKSAAPKVDDTMLALTAAEARQAQSRPIDPTQHVVAFNPTYDQLWAPTYGPAHPYAKDGIAQGMRNHKLGFVEDASIDSFVFDEQYNTFHKYGYAADPSGSNYIGDLDALQKNDAISVYNIPQNEQKKRKIEREKDEDEVDPTEIDNPATDVWLMKNKRSPWAGKKEGVQTELTEEQKKYAEEYAKKKEEKGHQGEKGEHVVDKTTFHGKEERDYQGRSWIAPPKDAKATNDHCYIPKRLVHTWSGHTKGVSAIRFFPKYGHLILSAGMDTKVKIWDVFNSGKCMRTYMGHSKAVRDISFCNDGTKFLTAGYDKNIKYWDTETGQVISTFSTGKIPYVVKLNPDEDKQNILLAGMSDKKIVQWDINTGQITQEYDQHLGAVNTITFVDNNRRFVTSSDDKSLRVWEFGIPVVIKYISEPHMHSMPSISLHPNTNWLAAQSLDNQILIYSTRERFQLNKKKRFAGHIVAGYACQVNFSPDGRFVMSGDGEGKCWFWDWKSCKVFRILKCHEGVCIGCEWHPLEQSKVATCGWDGLIKYWD; encoded by the exons ATGCGTAGAACTTTGGGGGGAAGCCGTAATATTATCTTGGCGGGCGGGTTCTCGATCCTCTTTCAACTTTCCAATCGATACCATTTGCATCCTCCTGCCTCTCTGCTTCTCAAAATTGAAGCTTTGGAAAACCACGCAGGTCAGCATCTGGTGCTACCCTTCCTTTTCTTGGTTAATACCttactcatatttatatataaaagatgTGGCGGTTTTACGGTTTCCCTTTGCTTGTTTTCCTGCTTCTGTCGCCTGGCTTTTATTTTTCCG GCTTTCAAGAAGCCATCCATGGATAGTCTCCAAATATACGCAAATAATAGTGATGAGGAAGACCTAAGTCACCAGCCATCTACTCCGTCTGCAGACTCTTCACCCCCACGGCTCATCCCCTCCAAATCTGCAGCACCAAAGGTTGATGACACAATGCTTGCCCTAACTGCAGCAGAAGCACGCCAAGCCCAATCAAGGCCCATTGATCCAACCCAGCATGTTGTTGCCTTCAATCCAACCTATGACCAACTCTGGGCTCCTACCTATGGCCCAGCTCATCCATATGCCAAGGATGGAATTGCCCAGGGCATGCGCAACCACAAGCTGGGATTTGTTGAGGATGCCTCCATTGACTCTTTTGTTTTTGATGAGCAATACAACACCTTCCACAAATATGGTTATGCGGCCGACCCTTCAGGAAGCAACTATATTGGTGATTTGGATGCTTTACAGAAGAATGATGCCATTTCAGTCTATAACATCCCACAAAATGAGCAAAAGAAGCGAAAAATTGAGAGGGAGAAGGATGAGGATGAGGTTGATCCAACAGAGATCGATAATCCAGCTACTGATGTGTGGTTGATGAAGAATAAAAGGAGTCCTTGGGCAGGTAAAAAAGAGGGGGTGCAAACAGAGTTGACAGAGGAGCAAAAGAAGTATGCAGAGGAGTATGCAAAGAAGAAAGAGGAGAAAGGCCATCAAGGTGAGAAAGGCGAACATGTGGTGGATAAGACTACCTTTCATGGCAAAGAGGAGAGAGACTACCAAGGAAGGTCTTGGATTGCACCTCCTAAGGATGCAAAAGCAACGAATGATCATTGTTATATACCAAAGAGATTAGTACACACTTGGAGTGGGCACACAAAAGGTGTCTCAGCTATTCGGTTCTTCCCCAAATATGGGCACTTAATTCTCTCTGCAGGGATGGATACTAAAGTGAAGATATGGGATGTGTTTAATTCAGGAAAGTGTATGAGGACATACATGGGTCATTCTAAGGCAGTAAGagatatttcattttgtaatgatGGCACTAAATTTTTGACCGCTGGATATGACAAGAACATTAAGTATTGGGATACTGAAACCGGGCAGGTTATTTCTACTTTCTCAACTGGGAAGATTCCATATGTAGTTAAGCTTAACCCTGATGAAGATAAGCAGAATATTCTTTTAGCAGGTATGAGTGATAAGAAGATTGTCCAGTGGGATATTAATACTGGACAAATTACACAAGAGTATGATCAGCATTTGGGGGCAGTGAATACCATTACATTTGTGGATAACAACCGGAGATTCGTTACATCAAGTGATGACAAATCACTTCGAGTGTGGGAATTTGGAATTCCTGTTGTTATCAAGTATATTAGTGAGCCTCACATGCATTCTATGCCATCTATTTCGCTTCACCCCAACACGAATTGGCTTGCAGCTCAAAGTTTGGATAACCAAATTCTTATTTACAGTACCAGAGAAAGATTTCAGCTTAATAAGAAAAAAAGGTTTGCTGGGCACATTGTGGCCGGCTATGCTTGCCAAGTCAATTTTTCACCAGATGGACGCTTTGTTATGTCTGGAGATGGAGAGGGTAAGTGCTGGTTCTGGGACTGGAAGAGCTGCAAAGTTTTTAGGATTCTCAAGTGCCATGAGGGAGTTTGCATTGGGTGTGAGTGGCATCCTCTGGAGCAAAGTAAAGTTGCTACTTGTGGCTGGGATGGCTTGATTAAGTACTG GGACTAA
- the LOC107907517 gene encoding pre-mRNA-processing factor 17 isoform X2 produces the protein MRRTLGGSRNIILAGGFSILFQLSNRYHLHPPASLLLKIEALENHAGQHLVLPFLFLVNTLLIFIYKRCGGFTVSLCLFSCFCRLAFIFPAFKKPSMDSLQIYANNSDEEDLSHQPSTPSADSSPPRLIPSKSAAPKVDDTMLALTAAEARQAQSRPIDPTQHVVAFNPTYDQLWAPTYGPAHPYAKDGIAQGMRNHKLGFVEDASIDSFVFDEQYNTFHKYGYAADPSGSNYIGDLDALQKNDAISVYNIPQNEQKKRKIEREKDEDEVDPTEIDNPATDVWLMKNKRSPWAGKKEGVQTELTEEQKKYAEEYAKKKEEKGHQGEKGEHVVDKTTFHGKEERDYQGRSWIAPPKDAKATNDHCYIPKRLVHTWSGHTKGVSAIRFFPKYGHLILSAGMDTKVKIWDVFNSGKCMRTYMGHSKAVRDISFCNDGTKFLTAGYDKNIKYWDTETGQVISTFSTGKIPYVVKLNPDEDKQNILLAGMSDKKIVQWDINTGQITQEYDQHLGAVNTITFVDNNRRFVTSSDDKSLRVWEFGIPVVIKYISEPHMHSMPSISLHPNTNWLAAQSLDNQILIYSTRERFQLNKKKRFAGHIVAGYACQVNFSPDGRFVMSGDGEGKCWFWDWKSCKVFRILKCHEGVCIGCEWHPLEQSKVATCGWDGLIKYW, from the exons ATGCGTAGAACTTTGGGGGGAAGCCGTAATATTATCTTGGCGGGCGGGTTCTCGATCCTCTTTCAACTTTCCAATCGATACCATTTGCATCCTCCTGCCTCTCTGCTTCTCAAAATTGAAGCTTTGGAAAACCACGCAGGTCAGCATCTGGTGCTACCCTTCCTTTTCTTGGTTAATACCttactcatatttatatataaaagatgTGGCGGTTTTACGGTTTCCCTTTGCTTGTTTTCCTGCTTCTGTCGCCTGGCTTTTATTTTTCCG GCTTTCAAGAAGCCATCCATGGATAGTCTCCAAATATACGCAAATAATAGTGATGAGGAAGACCTAAGTCACCAGCCATCTACTCCGTCTGCAGACTCTTCACCCCCACGGCTCATCCCCTCCAAATCTGCAGCACCAAAGGTTGATGACACAATGCTTGCCCTAACTGCAGCAGAAGCACGCCAAGCCCAATCAAGGCCCATTGATCCAACCCAGCATGTTGTTGCCTTCAATCCAACCTATGACCAACTCTGGGCTCCTACCTATGGCCCAGCTCATCCATATGCCAAGGATGGAATTGCCCAGGGCATGCGCAACCACAAGCTGGGATTTGTTGAGGATGCCTCCATTGACTCTTTTGTTTTTGATGAGCAATACAACACCTTCCACAAATATGGTTATGCGGCCGACCCTTCAGGAAGCAACTATATTGGTGATTTGGATGCTTTACAGAAGAATGATGCCATTTCAGTCTATAACATCCCACAAAATGAGCAAAAGAAGCGAAAAATTGAGAGGGAGAAGGATGAGGATGAGGTTGATCCAACAGAGATCGATAATCCAGCTACTGATGTGTGGTTGATGAAGAATAAAAGGAGTCCTTGGGCAGGTAAAAAAGAGGGGGTGCAAACAGAGTTGACAGAGGAGCAAAAGAAGTATGCAGAGGAGTATGCAAAGAAGAAAGAGGAGAAAGGCCATCAAGGTGAGAAAGGCGAACATGTGGTGGATAAGACTACCTTTCATGGCAAAGAGGAGAGAGACTACCAAGGAAGGTCTTGGATTGCACCTCCTAAGGATGCAAAAGCAACGAATGATCATTGTTATATACCAAAGAGATTAGTACACACTTGGAGTGGGCACACAAAAGGTGTCTCAGCTATTCGGTTCTTCCCCAAATATGGGCACTTAATTCTCTCTGCAGGGATGGATACTAAAGTGAAGATATGGGATGTGTTTAATTCAGGAAAGTGTATGAGGACATACATGGGTCATTCTAAGGCAGTAAGagatatttcattttgtaatgatGGCACTAAATTTTTGACCGCTGGATATGACAAGAACATTAAGTATTGGGATACTGAAACCGGGCAGGTTATTTCTACTTTCTCAACTGGGAAGATTCCATATGTAGTTAAGCTTAACCCTGATGAAGATAAGCAGAATATTCTTTTAGCAGGTATGAGTGATAAGAAGATTGTCCAGTGGGATATTAATACTGGACAAATTACACAAGAGTATGATCAGCATTTGGGGGCAGTGAATACCATTACATTTGTGGATAACAACCGGAGATTCGTTACATCAAGTGATGACAAATCACTTCGAGTGTGGGAATTTGGAATTCCTGTTGTTATCAAGTATATTAGTGAGCCTCACATGCATTCTATGCCATCTATTTCGCTTCACCCCAACACGAATTGGCTTGCAGCTCAAAGTTTGGATAACCAAATTCTTATTTACAGTACCAGAGAAAGATTTCAGCTTAATAAGAAAAAAAGGTTTGCTGGGCACATTGTGGCCGGCTATGCTTGCCAAGTCAATTTTTCACCAGATGGACGCTTTGTTATGTCTGGAGATGGAGAGGGTAAGTGCTGGTTCTGGGACTGGAAGAGCTGCAAAGTTTTTAGGATTCTCAAGTGCCATGAGGGAGTTTGCATTGGGTGTGAGTGGCATCCTCTGGAGCAAAGTAAAGTTGCTACTTGTGGCTGGGATGGCTTGATTAAGTACTGGTGA